The Chitinophagales bacterium region TTCGAAGGCTGCAAACATATATTCTCTACCTTTGCAAAAAAGTATTTATTAATGAAGTTGATTTCATACCTAAACAGCCGCGATGAAGATGAATTGGGGCTCTTGTGCAATGATGCCGTCTACAAACTCACTGATTTGGACAAGGCACTACCTACCAATATGAGTGATTTACTTTTTGAAGGAAGTGAAGCCATTGAGCGCGCTCAATTGCTCAACAATAAAATTCAGGAAAATCCTGCTGACTACAAATCCAAATTAAAGCTGCAAGATTTAAATTTACTTGCTCCTGTGCCTTTCCCAAGTAGTTTGAGAGATGCTTATGCTTTTCGACAGCATGTAGCTGCCGGCAGAAAAAACAGGGGGCTGGATATGATTCCTGAATTTGATCAATTCCCGGTTTTTTACTTCAGCAACCATAATGCAGTATCAGGTCCAGGCGAACTGGAGTTTATGTCTGATCATTTCGATAAATTGGATTTTGAACTGGAAGTAGCCATAGTAATTGGAAAAGAAGGCCGCAACATCAAGGCAGAAGAAGCCGATGAATACATTGCAGGCTTTATGATCATGAATGATTTCAGTGCCCGCAGTCTACAAATGCAGGAAATGAAACTCAATTTAGGCCCCGCAAAAGGCAAAGATTTCTGCACCAGTATTGGCCCTGTTTTGGTCACACCGGATGAACTGCAAGACAGGCTCGTTGAACCAAAAGAAGGACATACCGGAAATTGCTACGATCTGGAAATGAAGGCCTATGTTAATGGCAAAAAAGTATCTGAGGGCAACATGGCCGATATGCACTGGACCTTTGCAGAAATAATTGAGCGCTGCTCCTATGGGGTAGAATTGCTTCCGGGGGATGTAATTGGCTCTGGAACTGTAGGAACAGGATGCTTTCTCGAATTAAATGGTACCGGAAAAAGA contains the following coding sequences:
- a CDS encoding fumarylacetoacetate hydrolase family protein, with amino-acid sequence MKLISYLNSRDEDELGLLCNDAVYKLTDLDKALPTNMSDLLFEGSEAIERAQLLNNKIQENPADYKSKLKLQDLNLLAPVPFPSSLRDAYAFRQHVAAGRKNRGLDMIPEFDQFPVFYFSNHNAVSGPGELEFMSDHFDKLDFELEVAIVIGKEGRNIKAEEADEYIAGFMIMNDFSARSLQMQEMKLNLGPAKGKDFCTSIGPVLVTPDELQDRLVEPKEGHTGNCYDLEMKAYVNGKKVSEGNMADMHWTFAEIIERCSYGVELLPGDVIGSGTVGTGCFLELNGTGKRLDENYKEQWLKAGDTISLEIEGLGRLDNIIKAEQSNFSIMKKLKT